Proteins found in one Triticum aestivum cultivar Chinese Spring chromosome 4D, IWGSC CS RefSeq v2.1, whole genome shotgun sequence genomic segment:
- the LOC123097289 gene encoding uncharacterized protein yields MHLEVKAYLDKLCAETKAHYDAWDKQFELRATLLTPGALPPPLTCSAVMASDGGLSIGTTIPMVVPDAFSATTHAREVLAVAHDASPICIEIAPFTCMMECSTQIDVVASVDEVHDTATTIHSELRVDLILREVEQPTTAQATPSISTGASSTAKVVPPVATTTDVDPRASVQELDDSPLPYFNTFPLAASELDYNIILFVSSNLTAPPPTKCSA; encoded by the coding sequence ATGCATCTGGAAGTAAAAGCTTACCTGGACAAGCTTTGTGCGGAGACGAAAGCACACTACGACGCCTGGGACAAGCAGTTTGAGCTGCGAGCGACCTTGCTCACTCCAGGAGCTCTGCCTCCGCCATTGACGTGCTCGGCCGTCATGGCCTCCGATGGCGGTCTCTCCATCGGCACCACCATCCCTATGGTTGTTCCTGACGCCTTCTCCGCCACCACCCATGCCCGAGAGGTCCTTGCGGTCGCCCACGACGCATCCCCAATCTGTATCGAGATAGCGCCCTTCACCTGTATGATGGAGTGCTCGACCCAGATCGACGTTGTCGCCAGTGTCGACGAGGTCCACGACACCGCCACCACCATCCACTCTGAGCTCAGGGTCGATCTCATCCTTCGGGAGGTCGAGCAACCCACAACTGCGCAGGCGACACCCTCAATCAGCACCGGTGCATCCTCTACCGCCAAGGTCGTCCCTCCGGTGGCGACCACAACCGATGTCGACCCTAGGGCCAGCGTGCAGGAACTAGATGACTCACCATTGCCCTACTTCAACACCTTTCCTCTAGCAGCGAGCGAGTTGGACTACAACATCATCCTCTTCGTCTCCAGCAACCTTACTGCACCTCCGCCAACCAAGTGCTCGGCATAA